A stretch of the Panicum virgatum strain AP13 chromosome 9N, P.virgatum_v5, whole genome shotgun sequence genome encodes the following:
- the LOC120691225 gene encoding probable protein arginine N-methyltransferase 6.2: protein MFTGGADGNGHLPRPRRPRRGGLGGGGIGAPPGQGSSTVQPHPAAPPCTDYDMAYFKAYSHIGVHEEMLKDHVRTSTYRNAIMHHQDLISGKVVLDVGCGTGVLSIFCAFAGATRVYAVDASDIAIQAMEIVRENELSDKVVVLHGRIEDVVIEEKVDVIVSEWMGYMLLYESMLGSVIFARDKWLKPGGLILPSHALLYMAPITNSQRYHDSVYFWRDVYGIKMSSMMPLAKQCAFMEPSVETISGENVLTWPTVVSQVDCYTIQAQELETITATFKFTSMLQAPLHGFAFWFDVEFNRPVRQKSKKLANQSLDGNTQNASPSSKKKKTDVSIVLSTAPEDAPTHWQQTLLYLFEPIELKKDQNIEGSVTISQSQQHARFLNICLKYFTGDQWYVKESVMR from the exons ATGTTTACCGGCGGTGCCGACGGCAACGGCCACCTGCCACGGCCGCGCAGGCcgcggcggggaggcctcggcggcgggggcaTCGGGGCTCCACCTGGACAGGGGTCCTCTACGGTGCAGCCGcaccccgccgccccgccgtgtACCGACTATGACATGGCCTACTTCAAGGCCTACTCCCACATCGGCGTCCACGAGGAAATGCTCAAG GATCATGTGAGAACTAGTACTTATAGAAATGCTATTATGCATCATCAAGATCTAATTTCAGGCAAG GTCGTTTTGGATGTGGGCTGCGGCACTGGTGTTCTTTCCATATTTTGTGCTTTTGCTGGTGCCACTCGG GTTTACGCCGTCGATGCTAGTGATATTGCAATACAG GCTATGGAGATTGTGAGAGAGAATGAGCTATCTGATAAAGTTGTGGTTTTGCACGGCCGAATTGAG GATGTAGTTattgaagaaaaagttgatgtAATCGTATCAGAATGGATGGGATACATGCTTCTATATGAG AGTATGCTGGGAAGTGTAATTTTTGCTAGGGATAAATGGCTTAAGCCAGGAGGTCTTATTCTTCCATCACATGCATTG CTTTACATGGCACCTATAACAAATTCTCAGAGATATCATGATAGCGTTTACTTCTGGCGGGATGTATATGGTATAAAAA TGTCCTCTATGATGCCTCTTGCAAAACAATGTGCATTCATGGAGCCATCTGTTGAGACAATTAGTGGAGAGAATGTATTGACGTGGCCCACAGTG GTGTCACAGGTGGACTGTTATACCATACAAGCTCAGGAGCTTGAAACCATTACCGCCACATTTAAATTTACATCAATGCTGCAGG CTCCATTACATGGTTTCGCATTTTGGTTCGATGTTGAGTTCAACAGACCAGTTCGCCAGAAATCCAAGAAGCTAGCAAACCAATCATTGGATGGGAACACCCAAAATGCTAGCCCGAgcagtaaaaagaaaaaaacagatGTTTCCATTGTTCTCTCAACTGCACCAGAGGATGCCCCTACTCATTGGCAGCAG ACCCTTTTGTACTTATTTGAACCTATAGAACTAAAGAAAGACCAGAACATTGAAGGTTCTGTTACCATATCTCAGAGCCAGCAACATGCTCGCTTCCTTAACATCTGTCTGAAATATTT TACTGGTGATCAATGGTACGTCAAAGAATCCGTGATGCGATAA